ATTCACACTCTTATTTTTCATTGCTCCTgtaagatatttgtgtaaaaatgcttGTGCTTGAAATGATCAACAATTAAAATTAGCATTTAATGGTACAATTTCCAATATGTTTTAAAACGAAAAAGGGTTTGTTTATAGGGGTGCTTCCAGAACTACTGGAGTTAGTGAGATAAAATGAATCCGGACaatgtttaaattaatttggCCGCCATATTTCAGTATCTGTGCTTTTAGAGGAGGAAACAGATGGCAGGAAGCTTCAGCATCTTTTCCCACGCTGAGGATGGCACCACTGAATGCCATCTATTAATTCTGTGCACATGAGCTGTTTGAAGAGCAATACTGCCGTCTTCTGGCCAAATACTGTTACTGCAGTCTGATTCAGGAGCAGGTTGTGTTGTTTATGCTAGCTTCATAGCTTATGCTGTATTCTACCACACCACTGTTTTGTGTTAGGGATATAGCTTATTGGGGTGGCATTTCATCTTATCATTATATAGcagtctatttatttattttattattttttttaaatctaattgaATTATTATGCAAATTTGACTATGTTGCACCACCACCAGCATGGACACACAGTGTAATGAATTGTTATTGGTGACTTTTgagccttttttttaatcacttgtTGCCAAAAAACAGATAATATGAAAGATAAGCATTCAGAGTTTTACTAGACTAAAAAAGATCTATCTATttataatgctttttttatcAACCACTGTTCATTTCTCAGTCACTGCGTGTCGTCTGAGGCTTTCCCCGGGTTTCTGAGATGCAATGATTCAAAGGAAGCTCACAAAAACGATCAATGTTTGGCGTCTTGGTAAAACAAGAGCATATTTTCATGCCTGAGAAGGTGGCATTAGGCCTTAACTGGCTGCTGCCGGACAGCGATATGCACTTGTCCCAGCTTGATGCTTTGTCAATGTGCTGTGACTAAGCCAAGGGGGGGGCCCATATCCCCATCTCCTTAGCCTAATTAAAAGAGGATTATCCAGCATGGAGTCCCAGCCCACTCCAGCATGCAGTACGTACTTTCCCCTTACTTTCTCAGGATAATCACACCTCTAGGAAATGGAAGGGAATGGGCTAAGGGGTGTTCTGGACGGCTGCCCAGAAAACGAAGGAAAAAGAGAGTTGAGCTTCTGAGCTTGAGCATTTTGAGTACCAGCTTACTAGGTCCATGTTCTCACACTTGCCAGTTTTGCTCCTTAAAATGAACGCCTCAGTACAAGAACAGCTTCATACTCAGTATTTAACCAGACAGGATTATTCATATGGAATCATTTTAACAGACGAATTCAAACCTCATATCAGATTatctttatttatgttttattgcttttataagCTCATATGTGTTCACCTGTAATTTAAAGTCTTGTTTGGTTTTACAATGGAGAAACACTAATAGCAgtatcagtgtgagatgtgaatATCCACCAGCCAACAGAAACACCAGTGATCTGTCCTGCTTACTAACTAAAGTTAATGGGGAAGTGAAGAAACATCAgactccacacactccatagGTTTGGTTGGAAGAATGATTTAATTCATCCTATTGGATctgttgttcatttgttttgatagttataaatataacttgaaCTTGATTGCTGTTTAACTTTAACGTTGTTTGATAATGTTGCTGAAATCACAGCTCACTATTTTGCatgtacattaatattaatgatcaTCTGTCATGATGTCTccataaatagtttttttagtttttatatttttactttctacCCCTTAAGGATATTTCTctaacagatagatagatagatagatagatagatagatagatagatagatagatagatagatagatagatagatagatagatctagttttggagacaaggtgagggaggtgagattgagatggtttggagatgtgcagaggagagacatggggtatatcagtaggagaatgctgaggatggagccaccaggaaggaggaaaagaggaagaccaaggaggaggtttatggatgtggtgagggaagacatgcaggtagttggtttgaaagaggcagatgtagaggacagaggggtatggagacgaatggtccgctgtggcgccccctaacgggagaagccgaaagaagaaaagaagaaaaccgTTGGATTCAATGCATTACAAACTAGAAAGTAGATTctagcatttattattattattattattattattattattattattattattattatcattattactttTATCATTGATTTACTAATAACGATTtaacaattttaatttttaatttatatttaaacttgCATAtgttaaatgtactttattattattattattattattattattattattattattattattattattattattattattattattataaccctTGAGCTTTTAATATCTGTCGCTAGATGGCAGCAGTGAGATTTAAGATGAAGACCCGCTTATTCTGTctcatattaaaaataatgatatttaGTCATGAGAAATGATTTATCACATTTATGGATCGTCATGGAGGAGCACAGAGTAACATATTAACGTTGAAAAATCctatacatttctaaaaaaaaattcctcaaaAATCCTATTAGGTTTGTTTACAGATCAATCTGGACCTCCAAAACATGGCAGACGCAGTGAGTCATTATAAAAGCAATGGGGTGTGGCGTGAGGTCAGTAGTAGCCAATCAGAACGAGGGGCGGGGTTTTATCCCTGCTGTTGACCACCACTACAGCGGGTTTTAATCCGGGCTCCGTCACTGTTGcgatttgtttgtgtgtgttgcgtCGCGCTAATTTTCCGATATGGAGGACACTAATGATTCGTTTACCGTGAGAGAGAATAAGAAGAAGGAGCGACAGTTAGGTAACGTACACCGACCCCGTTAATAAATCCCAGTCCCGGGCTGTTATTGAATGTCGGTGGTTGCGATGGGCGGAGCCTCGCTGGTTTTAATTTACCGCACAGGGTAGTGTAATGATGGCGAgttctgtatttattatatttctataaaaacatATGTATGTTTACAATACTTTCATTAGTAACAAATCAAGTTATTTGTGAATTGTGATATAGTAGTGAAACCTCGATGTACGAGATGAATTCGTTTCTGAAACGGATTAAATAGAATGAATGTAAACGCAATTAATCCGCTTCCGAATCGCGATCGCTTATTTCAGCCCTTAAAAAACGTCTtatgcataatacacacacgcatatacttTTAACAAGGTATAAACGTATAAAGTAGTAAATTATTAACCAAAGAAATATATAACTTTGTTGTTTATGATTGTACTTGAACTAGACAAGCATTATATTTTGCAAAGATCttgttttcatgattttttttttttttacaatttttttttcttctttcacatCCTTCTTTCCAGCATTATTACTACACGTCTTGGGACCCACAATGCTAAGTTTATAgttaaaacaaaacactatattaataaaataaaaaaaaccagacaATATTCACACAGGAGAACGACGAGACTGAGCATGAAGTGTATTTGTATTcctacaaatatttattctagTAAAATCTCTCGTATATTGATCTTCTCGTACTACAAGGCCCTCGTGCACCGAGGTTTTACTATGTGtagtatgtatagtgtgtgtttctgcacaGTCCAGCACATGCTAGtgattttctttcattcatgtAATTAAGCGAACCAGACATCCTTCCtgaggtgaagtgtgtttgtgtgtgtgtgtgtgtgttaggccTGGGAAAGCACTTAAATGTGCAGGAACATGTATAAAGCACTGTTATGAAATTGAGGTGTGGCCAAATGGTGACCCAGGAGACCCTGTCGCAGCTAAGATTtttccccagccactcttaaaAACTTTCCTTACCACCCTTTAAATATCCCCTGCCACCCCTTTAATATCTCCATTGCCACCCCGTACAAATTTCTCTGCCCACTTCTAAAATATTTCCATTGCCACCCCTAAAGGATCTCCCCTGCCACCCCTCAAATATTTCCCCTGCCACCCCTTAAAGATTTCCCCTGCCACCTGTAAAATATCTCTCCTGCCACCCCTTATATTTCCCCCTGCCACCCCTTAAATATCCTCCTTACCACCCCATAAAATTTATTCTCCCACTCCTAAAATATTTCCAATGCCACCCTGTAAAATATTTCCATTGCCACCCCTAAAGGATCTCCCCTGCCACCCCTCAAATATTTCCCTTGCCACCCATAAAAGATCTCCCCTGCCACCCCAGAAAATATTTCTCCTGCCACCCCTCAAATATACACCACTGCCACCCCTTAAATATCCCCCTTACCACCCTGTAAAATATTTCTCCTCTTACTCCCAAAATATTTCCATTGCCACCTCTAAAAGATCTTCCCTGCCACCCCGAAAGCATTTCCCTGCCACCCCAACTCTGGGCTAAGATCACAGTGTTATTAACAAAGTGTATTCTGCAACGTCAGCTTTAAAGGAAAACTGCTTTGAAACTAAACATTTGaactaaacaacaaaaacattattatgataaataaacaaataaaaagaaaaataccagGATTTTCTAATACACTTGTAGATGTATagttagtgttattattatttgactGCTTATTAAACATGTATTATTTGTATAGTAGGTTggacttgtttttgttttcaataaGAACTGTGCGAGTATCGGGTGTAGTAAACACTGCACTGCTTATTGTTTTTAGATGATTGCGGTTACACAGCTGCTGACCTTAAAGGTAAAGAGTGGCTTGGAGGAAAGAAAATTGCTTGACttgattgatttttgttttgttttgtttttgcatgatTTGTTTCAAGCATTTTGAAATGCTTGATTTTATTCAACTTTTAATCCTGTAAAACATACAATAGACTATATAATAAcatcaaaatgattttttttgtttattgtttgtacgCGTTATGAAAAAGATAACTGAAAGACAATAAAGGATGAACATTGAGGCTGTTTGGAGGTGCTGCTTGATGAGCGAATCTCAGACTTGGTTGTGAAacagttttttgtttgcacaAGTTTTGGCACTGATAAGGATGATTCAGTTTCCAGTGACGGGAAAAATATAACGGAATTTCCTCATAAGTCGCTGCAAAATCTCAATATATTAAATAGAGTTGAACGAATCACTAATGTAAGTAATCATTCGAAAGCTTCTTCATCTAGTGTTTGtctgcaattgtttttttttattaacgcacttTATTGTTATTACGAATAAATCTtatgggacgaataaaggtttattatatcttaacatttgtgatcatcacaatTGAAAAATTTACAAACAATGCCTGttaaatcatatataaaataattttttatatatattttattattaaaaatattattaaatattataaataataattgatttAACTAATAATTGATTGAACATTGATTAAATTTggtaatcaattaaattcacaaattcttggttagcggctaacgctatgAATTCTTTAGCTTTATTATGCATGCTAAAAACCgagcgagtagccacagtgacactgcgctaactctagcgtcttcttttttttatacccctggcattgttgcgATTATTTTGAAGTTGaatcataataaaaatgctCTCAAAGTGCGAAACGGAGtataaacaaacttgcggtccgtcACTTAAACCGCTCCTCAGGAAACTCGGATTTTTAACTATGTTCCTCATGTATACACGTGCATCCAGTAGTATTGCTATAAATCTGTTATGtggtaataaatatatgaatatacaaGCTGACTTGTTGATATGTACAAATGGGTTTGGTTATAAACGTGTCTTGTATGTAGTCCTTAGTGCTTATGAGTTGTTCTATGAAGATGGAATGGTTACTGTCTGTAAAATCTCTctatattttctctttcttgtaGCTCTTGAGGGCCAAGACAGTAGTATTGGCTTCTGTGGCTGGTTCCTGGTGCTGTTCTCAGTCTTACTTGTCATCCTCACTCTGCCCATCTCCATATGGATGTGCATTAAGGTACATAAATGTTTCAGACTTGCTTATTTCAGAAACGATGAGGTTTAGGACATTGGCGTCGTTTCTGATGAGTGTAAACTAAAGATTCCCATTTAAGTACTACAAAGCATCAGATATTATTTGAACACTTTTCTAGAAGCAAGCTTCCGAATCGACacaaagtgaaattctttctttgcatatcccggCTTGTAAGGAAACTCGGCTCAGAATGCAGGATCAGCGTTGTTTTCAGAACCCATGGAGCAGAGAGTGTTACGGTCCACCAAACCTCAGAAAGGGCTGTGGCTTGAACCTTCATCATGCCGATCAGCAACCTAAAGCCTTCACTATTGAGCTACAAAcggaatgaaaatgaaaaccgTCTTTAAAACTCATGGGAATCGAATTTCTGTGAAAGTCGGTTCTTCACAAATATTGACAAAATATTAGATATTCGCAGTAGATGCCCAGGTAGAATTAACATTCGGCATAGTTTTattcgtattattattattattatttttttttttatctatacaTTTTGAAGGAGAATGAACATTGGGTTCTCTGATTATAACCCCAAGGATTTCTCATCTTTCTAGATTGTGAAGGAGTATGAACGCGCTATAATCTTTCGCCTGGGGCGTATTTTGCGAGGAGGAGCCAAAGGACCTGGTAAGACTTAGTCCTTCATTATACctattttttataatcaaaGCTTCAAAAAAACGTAACAAGTTTTACTAGTAGTACTTTATACTTCACTATATTTCATTGATAAATGACTGAATTCCCACCAGGTAGAAAATTAGGGACATGCATTTAgaggctaaaaaaaaacaccaccactgGTTTATTTTCACCCTAAGTGTTTTAGTTCAATTTATCCAGAGAcgtacttggccactccatcaccttcagcttcctcagcaaggcagttgcaCCACTGTTATCACTCAGAGTGTACTCACTAGTGTTGcaagctattttgacaataaaggctgtatgttgagttgaggactgtaaatctgtactgctatacgaGCTGCACATCGACTACTCTCAAATATATccagtttcatttctatagtattttccTTTGAGAATAAAAAGGCTGCTGAAATGATGAGATACTGTATACGTATGTGCGTATGAATGTATTTATGATCACGGGAACAAGAAATGCAGTTCAGAAACGATCACTCGTTCTTCAAAAACTGACGTCGAACAAGTATTCGATTTGATACTATAGTCGGTACAAGACGGAACAAACTCCCCAGAAGCCAAATCGTGCAGCTTGCTTGCTTACAGACCAGTTTACCACTTGATATTTGATGATGTTTGCACCTCTTTCTATCATATTACAAATTGATTTAGGAATTGTATGACAGACGCTCCACATAATTAAAGCTAttgataaatgtgtgtttgtataacgAAGACTGTTGACATGGTAAATTATACGTACATTAATGTAAGTGGGCGGAGTTTCTTGTGCATTTACATACAAcagaggattaaaaaaaacagtctggCGATGGAATTATTAGCtattatatagatagatattatatattatatagctaTTACATCTGTAGTGGGCATCCAAGCATAAGTAATCAGACAAGCGTTCCAAATCATAAAAATtgacaattaataattaataaattgaagcatttcttttttttagtgtaGATCTGTGTAGTGTACTGGGATTCGGGGTTGAAGGAAAAGGATCGTCTTCACTCCCGTATATGTTCAGTCGCATCACATCACGTTCGTTATCTTGTATTTTCACTCCCTCCTTGCCTGCCACAATGTCAGCGCAGTACACAGTCTGGTacaaagaggaaaaataaaacaaagtgcGACTGTTTTTCCATTCCTGTTGGCCGACATTCAACAATCGTCCTTCGCAGGGGCTGTTCCGAAATGCCAGCTAAGATCAAATCTGATTTAAAGAACAAAAGATCTGCAGACTCAGGCTTGCGTAAGCACAAATCTGCACAGGGGATGAGCAGAAACGAACCCGTGGGAAATCCAGGAAGcttaatttttattatctttCGATTTTCTTTAATGCGAGATTTCGAAATTTAGAATcgaaattttttttgcacatgcagCAGTGATCAGAGAAGCGTCTTTACCCCGTAAACAAATCGGTCCTGCTTAGAAATGGAAAAAGACATCGGTTAACCTCGTTAGGTAGCTACTCGTTCATCATGTGCACATGCGTCTGCCTGCTCAGGGCCGTTACATTAGATTAGTCCTGGTCCAGCGTTGCCCCCCCGTCTGGACCGTCCAATTCTCTTAATGCATCACGCAGTGTAATTCATTGGCCTGCTTTATGAACTTTGACTCGGTTGCCACAGTGACGTGATGTCGAACGTAGCGCTCATTAAATGCTGAGTCAGATCGATGCGATCATTCCGGAGAGTCGCTTTGAAATATCATCTATTAAATCGCCTCATCTAAAGAGTGCAATATCAAATCACATCATATCGAAGGATTTTTTTGgtcatattttgttttattgtcaatcctatttattttgtacatttcacTACTGTTTCTAGAATCtgtttctacatttttattcttatccAAGCCCACACTGAGGTTGGTCACGACGAACTTTCCCCTCTCTCGCTCCTAATCTGTTGTGCGAATTGGCAGCAGCTATTTAAAAGACGTGCGCCGTTTCATTTACAAATCTTAAACTCGCTGTAACTTATCTCTCAGTATTTGGCGTCCTGGTGGTCAGCGTTTAGGAATTTGACCTTGCGGGATTCCTCCCGTCATGGCTTAGAGAAGTAACTAACATTAGAACTAGGCAGCCTCGTAGCCTCGCTCTCTCTGACCTGCTGATGGCCCGAAAGCAGAGGAGGATCTCGTCTTTGCTTATTATTATATCCTCCACTGGAGCCGTAAGCATGGCGAAAGAGCTCCATAACAATGGAGAAACAAAACCTAGCCGAACTTTGGCTCGCTTCCAAGTCACCAGTTTTTTGTTAAGCGTTGGCTTTCACGTACATGTTTGCTTTCAACAGTGCATTCATAGAAGCTTTGTGTTCCATCACTGCTCTGTGCAAAAGTACAATTTAATCAACAGGCACCAGCTTTAATACGCAGTTTATCGCTAAGTTTTGTATTGTTGTTTGCAAAATCTAATACAGGTAAAAAAGGTGAATCCTGGAACCTTTCAGTAGAATCCAAAAGCAAATTATCAGGAATTTTTCCCAAATTAAAGCTGGAGAAAAGGTCTTCGTATCAAGTACAATTAAACACCTTATTGTGGTTCTTTTGTCACTCTGTGCGGCtcgttgtaaaaaaataaaataagtttgcTAAACTATAAGGACGAATATTCGCAGACATCTGACCGTTAGGTATATTTTTAACATCTTATTCTCCaattattccccatttgctgttgatctccactcttctgggaagatgttctaccagATTTTTCGAGTGTGCATTTGGAGAGTTGTGCTcaactacaagggtgttagtaaaagtaaaagtgaggTAAaaatgtaggtgagttgaggaggcctggggttgagcacaggtgcattgtcatgctgggaaaTGTTTATAAGGGTAAttaaaagtcagatgtcccaattcCATTGTGTCTGTTACTGTTGGTGCTGAACCTGAGCTTTGAATGAAGTTAAACCGGACAATGTAAGTTAGCATGGGGGTCTGTATAGCCGTGTGCCAAAACTGCCCGGGGTTTCACTTCGAGTCGTCATTTCCTGACGATGTCAATGACAATAATAAACTCGATTTACTTCCAGGATGTTTCCAGTGTAATCTAAGTGGTTTTATAAACAGAAAGCTCTCTGGGGGCTGCTCCTGCAACGTGTTGAGATGACTTAACgtgatttttgttttctccCTGGTTGTGTGTGTCGCTGTGTGGTGTGGTTGTGTATCATGCAGGTCTATTCTTCATACTACCTTGTACGGACAGCTTCATCAACGTCGACATGCGTACCATTACTTTTGACATCCCCCCACAGGAGGTGAGagatctatctatccatctatatctatatctatatctatatctatctatatctatctatatatatctatatatatatatatatatgtatgtatgtatattatggAAAGTTAAGGGCTTCGGGGAAGAGGAAATTGGAGGTGGGCATTGGGATAACAACACAaaaggcttgtgtgtgtgtgtgtgtgtgtgtgtgtgtgtgtgtgtgtctctctctctctctctctctctctctctctctctctctctctctctctctctgtctttctcttttgctttctttcctttttatccCTTCTGCTGCTCACTGAATCAGATTTTAATCCATCACAGGTGTGTGATCTTTCCCAGTCACCTTCCTCGTCaccaccctccattcacaacctgaacatatacatatatacatatatatacacattaggGATGGTTTTTCAGTGTTTcgcatttaaaaaagtgtgcgccgattacaagttggcatttgtatcatcGATTTCaacacattaaaaaatgctttatttatataattattagtatctacgttatacttttattatttagaaagtcaCCAATATTTTAGATCCACCAGATCGGCTTCTCGTCGCTTCTCAAGCGCTTCTTCTTTCAGCACCACTGATGCTAGGCGAACGGGAAAAGAACGTCCGAtttcatttcatctttttttcttcttctcctttttgcACCACAAAGGCCTGTTCGTGATAAAGGCTAGACGTTTAGACGTCAGAAGGCACTTTTAGGAAAATGTGTTATTTGTTATGTGTctgaaatcggatcgcactgcatcgcgGTAGGGGCTCGAGCGCAACGCACCGGTTTCATATCGCTCTTTAATGTCTCGTATTTTTGCCTACACATCGAGATGCCAATCGCATCGGCCTTtattatggagatgcacatccctaatacatacagtacagaccaaaagtttggacacaccttctcatttaaagagttttctttattttcatgattatgaaaattgtagattcacactgaaggcatcaaaactatgaattaacgcatgtggaattatatatggaattatatacataacaaaaaagtgtgaaacaactgaaaaatgtcatattctaggttcttcaaagtagccaccttttgctttgattactgctttgcacactcttggcattctcttgatgagcttcaagaggtagtcacctgaaatggtcttccaacagtcttgaaggagttccccgagagatgcttggcacttgttggcccttttgccttcactctgtggtccagctcacccctaaaccatctcgattgggttcaggtccggtgactgtggaggccaggtcatctggcgcagcaccccatcactctccttcttggtcaaatagcccttgatgccttcagtgtgactctacaattttcatagtcatgaaaataaagaaaactctttgaatgagaaggtgtgtccaaacttttggtctgtactgtatacttGTTCATATACCACACCAGCAGCTACGTGACAGGAATTTCATTACATTGATCGTGGTTTGAAATCGAAAGTTTTAAAATAACTGCGTTCATTAataattcaaatgaaaatgtttataataattatgaatGTTGTTGTGATATGAAGGAAACACACTGCTGTCGCTGATTATTTTCTCATAACAGTTGTCGTGCATCACCTGAATTGTACATCAGTTTAATGTAACTGGACGGACCTGTTGAGTTGGTGAACACTCTCTGTTTGTTGTTATTActcatgttgtgtgttgtgtgtgtgtgtgtgtgtgtgtgtgtgtgtgtgtgtgtgtgtgtgcgcgctcaGGTGCTCACTAAAGACTCTGTGACTGTGAGCGTGGACGGCGTGGTGTATTACCGCGTGCAGAACGCTACGCTGGCTGTGGCCAACATCACCAACGCCGACGCTGCTACTCGCCTACTGGCACAAACCACCCTCAGGAACGTCCTGGGCACTAAGAACCTGGCTGAGATCCTGTCTGACCGCGAAGAGATCGCCCACAGTATGCAGGTGAAGGAGACGCACACTGGCATTTTAGTCAAGTTTCTTACTGGTATGGTATGGAGGACACCATCATGTCTCAAACCAGCCCAAATTGAGTAGACGTCATCTATCTTTCCTCTTTAAGGTACTGTGGTCCCGTAGCCATAGTATAgggttttgtttcatttcatgatTATAGTGAGGTCAGATTGCCCACACTGTTCACTCAATATCCACCAGTACACTTGCACAATCATCCAGTTCTCAAATCTGCCAATCAGATACACGCCAAGAGCATAATTAAATGTACACATCAAACCTCAGAGAGAAATCTGATTTCTCTGGAGGTTACTGGTGCCAGATGAGCTGGTTTAAATATTCTTTTTGACATCAGTTTGAGTTTTCACAGAATGGtgcagaaaaaacaacaacattatgGGTGGAAGTGCCTGGGTGGATTGACTCAAGATTCAGGACTACTGACAACAAATGAAATAACAGACgtctgctctttctctctcctccagTCCACTCTGGATGATGCAACAGATGACTGGGGCATTAAGGTGGAGCGGGTGGAGATTAAAGACGTGAAACTGCCAATGCAGCTCCAGAGAGCCATGGCTGCTGAGGCTGAGGCTACAAGGGAGGCCAGAGCTAAAGTAAGACACACAAGACATGCTAATACCTACATATAATAGGATTTATTCATGCACATGGCACAGGCTTGATTCAGAATATTTGGAGACCAGCTTTCCACATCTGTCAGTATagaatcattttttattttactgttttaagtCCATTTATTCTTCGTTCCAAATACTAAACTAAATCATATCAGCAACAgtggaaatgaaagaaaatttaTGATTTCCTTCTAGGTATTAAAACGGGAACGCGAGTAAAACAGGATGTGGGCCAGCCCGTCTTTCTGTTTAAAACTTATTGTTATATACGGAACATTCTTGGCTTTATCACGCGTCATAAGTGAGGCAGCTGCTCTCAGAACGACCCATTCCCATAACCATCGGAAAC
This Silurus meridionalis isolate SWU-2019-XX chromosome 15, ASM1480568v1, whole genome shotgun sequence DNA region includes the following protein-coding sequences:
- the stom gene encoding erythrocyte band 7 integral membrane protein isoform X1 gives rise to the protein MEDTNDSFTVRENKKKERQLDDCGYTAADLKALEGQDSSIGFCGWFLVLFSVLLVILTLPISIWMCIKIVKEYERAIIFRLGRILRGGAKGPGLFFILPCTDSFINVDMRTITFDIPPQEVLTKDSVTVSVDGVVYYRVQNATLAVANITNADAATRLLAQTTLRNVLGTKNLAEILSDREEIAHSMQSTLDDATDDWGIKVERVEIKDVKLPMQLQRAMAAEAEATREARAKVIAAEGEMNASRALKEASLVIAESPSALQLRYLQTLNTIAAEKNSTIIFPLPIDMMQSFLKH
- the stom gene encoding erythrocyte band 7 integral membrane protein isoform X2 gives rise to the protein MEDTNDSFTVRENKKKERQLALEGQDSSIGFCGWFLVLFSVLLVILTLPISIWMCIKIVKEYERAIIFRLGRILRGGAKGPGLFFILPCTDSFINVDMRTITFDIPPQEVLTKDSVTVSVDGVVYYRVQNATLAVANITNADAATRLLAQTTLRNVLGTKNLAEILSDREEIAHSMQSTLDDATDDWGIKVERVEIKDVKLPMQLQRAMAAEAEATREARAKVIAAEGEMNASRALKEASLVIAESPSALQLRYLQTLNTIAAEKNSTIIFPLPIDMMQSFLKH